From Desulfurispira natronophila:
CAGCGAGCACATTGCTCTGGTTAAGGGTAATATATCCTCTGATGAGCCAACTTTGGTGAGAGTGCACTCCCAGTGCCTAACGGGAGATGTCTTTGGCTCATTGCGCTGCGATTGCGGTTCCCAGATTCAAACGGCTATGCAGATGATTGCCGATGCCGGCTCAGGTGTGTTGCTCTACCTTTTCCAGGAGGGCCGGGGTATCGGAATTCTAAATAAAATTCGCGCTTATCACCTTCAGGATGAAGGCATGGATACAGTGGAGGCTAACGAGGCCCTGGGCTTTCCTGCAGACTTACGGGATTACGGTACTGGTGCACAAATTATTGCTGATCTGGGTATAAGTAAGATTCGCCTGCTTACGAACAACCCGCGAAAGATTGTTGGCCTGTCCGGCTACGGTATGGAAGTGGTGGAGAGGGTTCCCCTGTGCGGGGAGTGCAGCGAGCACAACCAGCATTACCTGGAAACAAAAAAGGGTAAACTGGGTCATATGCTTTGAACGTGGCAGTGTGCTGCGGGGCCATGCATGATTCTGACGGTACGACACGAAGAAAGTGCTTCTAGTGGTATGATGTGTTGACAGTATGGGGATCATGATCGCCAAGTAGAAGCGAAAGTCAGATTGAGCGTTGTCACTGTTTTCTGTGATGATACTTGGGGTAGTACCCTGGTTATCCTGAATATTTTTTATTCTGAAGTATTGGCTTGGAGATCGCCACGGTATGCGTCGAATATCCGTTGATAAGATCAAGTCTGGTGAAAAGACAGCAGGGGAGGTCTATGCAGATGGCACAACCCTGCTGGCGGGAGCTGGGTATAAGCTGAGTGGGAAAAACCTGGATCGTATCGACGAGCTAGGCATCCTCTGGGTTTATATGGATGATCCCCGCACTGAAGGGTTAGAGCCTACAGGAACGATCAGTGATGATGTCAAGCGAGCCAATAAGGCCAAGGTTCAGCATGCCTTTGAGGCCATAGCTGCTGAGTACGCCACAGATCTTCCCATTTCAGCACAGCAACGACTTGAGTCTATTGAAGAGCAAAAAGGAATTTCCGCAGACATTTTTAATGAACTGGAGTCTGTTGCCAAATCTACCCTTGATAATATTCTGCTGGGCAGCTCCCGCATGTTTGTTCCCCTGCCGCAGGAAGAGCGTGAAGGCTACCTGGCTCACCACGGGCTGGAGGTTTTGGCCGGATGCGTCATGATGGCTCGCAAACTTTCCCTTGATAGCAAGGAGATGGCTGCAATAGCTATTGGCGGCATGCTGCACAACACGGGAATGCTCTTTTTGCCAGATGAGATTATCAGTGGTGAAGGGGAGCTGAGCGATGATCAGATTAAGTACATGCAGTATCATCCGGTTTTTGGTTATGAGTATTTGCGCAAAAATCCCCGGGTGGGAATCCTGACAGCTCACATGGCATACCAGCACCATGAGAATCAAGACGGAAGTGGTTACCCTCGCGGCCTGTGTGGCACTAACAAAATACCTCGCCGCAAGGAGCCTATCAGTACCCGCCCCCAGGTTCATCGCTATGCTGAAATCTGCGCTATAGTGGATACTTTTGTGGCTCTTGGTTCACCCCGTCCTTATCGGCAGGCGATGCCGACAGATCGGGCTTTGGATGTCATTATGCGTATGGCTGGAAGTAAGCTTAACCTGGAAATGGTTAAGGCCTTTCTCTCTATAACGCCTCGTTACCCTGTTGGCAGTGAGGTTATGATCATGAATGGTGAATTTTCCGGTTATCATGCTATAGTGTGGGAAGTTTCCCAGCAGGAGCTTAACCGGCCTCTGATAAAGATACTCAACGACCCCGACTTTTCATCAGTAGAAGAAAGCATATTTATTGACCTCAGTGTGCAGCCCTTTATTCAGCTGCAGGGTTTGATATAAACCCCCGGATAAGGAGAAATTCATGACTCAGCCAAGTATCGAACCCACCAGTGATGAGCCTGGTGCTCTTGATCCCCGGCCGGTGGAAGAGGAGTTGCAGTTTGTCAACTTCGATCTGGCTGGCGAGGAGTATCTTGTCAGTGTTGATATGGTGCGGGAGATTATCAAGAAGATAACTATCACCTCAATACCCAAAAGTTCACCCTATGTGGAGGGTATAATCGACCTGCGAGGCTCAGTTATTCCTATTATTGATCTGCGAAAAAAACTTGGCCACCCCCCCGTCAGTGGGGAGCTGGAGCAGAATATTATTATTGTGGAAGCTGCCAGCAAACTTATCGGCCTTGTGGTTGATGGAGTGCGCGAAGTTATCCGTACCAGCGCCAAAAAAATCGAGTCCAAGCCTTCTATACATAAAAGCACAGAAAACTATCTCACTGGTGTCCTGCAGCGTCAGGATCGCTTACTTATTGTGCTGGACATTGGGGCACTCTTCAAGGAGAGTGATATGTGGGAGATCGCCAATGGTACCTGATGCTTTATACTGCCCCGCCAGCTGTTTTTTTGGGTGACTCCTGACAGCATCCGGGCGTGTTTTTGTGGGGGTGCTGCTGTCACGGGCTTTCGTTAAATTGCCTCAAGCTTTCTGCCTTGCAGGTCGTGAATAGCGACGTGTGTGGTTTTCCGAATTCAAGTAAGGAGAGCGATTATGCACCACTACTCGATACTCTGGATAGCTGATCATGGGGAATCCCGGTATCAGTCCCATATAGAAGCTATTGCCGACAGTGGATACCGCACACTTCTGAGCTCTCCTGCCAATGCTTTTGGTTATTACTGGGATACCATGCCCGATATTATTATTGACGAAGTTGGCTCACAGTGCCTCAACGAGCAGACTATTGTCAAAATTCACAAAACCATGCCTGATGTGCCTGTTATTGTTATCAGTAGCAACGCACCAGAAGTGAGTGCTGTGCTTGGCTGCGTTCGTTGTGGAGCACAGGACTACCTGTACAATCCGGACAGTGAAGAGTTGTTGCAGGCGCTTGAGTCTGCAGTTTTGCGTCTTTCGCGTAGCTACCGCAATAACCTGGTGCTAAAGCAGCTCGTAGAAGAGCGCCGGGAGTTTTTGCTGGACAATAGCATTGACCTCATTCACGCAGTCATCAGCTCCCTTATGCCCGCCATTAATACTTTCTGCACTGCCAAGTGTGCCAATGAAATCCGCATGGCACTTTTTGAGATACTGCTTAACGCTATAGAGCACGGCAACCTGGACATAGGGTACGAGGAAAAGAACCGGGCCCTGGATGAGGGAAGCTACCAAGAGCTTTTTCACCGTCAAATTAAGCGTCACGGTCACAGGAAAGTGCGCTTTGTAGCTATTTTTCGGCGCAATATTTTCACCTTTGTAGTGGAGGACGAAGGCAGTGGCTTTGATGTCAAGGGGTTGCCTGATCCGCGGGATGCAGAAAACCTGCTGCGCACCTCGGGGCGAGGGATTCTTATGAGTTACTACTACATGGACCGCATGCAATACAATGCAGTGGGTAATCGGGTTATTCTTGCCAAAAAGGCTGACAAGGTGTGTGCGCAAAAACCGCAGCGACGGAGAAAAAAGCCATGAAAGTCACTTGCAGTACCTGCGCCTGGCGTGGTGATTGTAAAAAGAAATTCAGTATTGCAGATCCCTCTCGTTGCCCAGATTACGTGGCGGATGTTGCTATTGAGCAGGCCTGGGCCGCAGAAGAGGCTGCCTGGGAGAAAGGGCTCAAAGCAGGTGAAGGCAGTAAAAGACAACAAAACACGCCAGAGTGAAGTTTTTGCTTGAAATCCTGTCATAATTCACTATAATCCCCCCTGTTTCTGAGCGGGAAAACCCGGAATGAAACACCTAGGCTGGTGTAGCTCAACTGGTAGAGCAGCTGACTTGTAATCAGCCGGTTGGGGGTTCAAGTCCTCTCACCAGCTCCACACAATTTGGGGAGGTTCCCGAGCGGCCAAAGGGAACAGACTGTAAATCTGTCGTCATCGACTTCGGAGGTTCGAATCCTCCCCTCCCCACCACTCTTTAGCGGGAGTAGCTCAGTTGGCTAGAGCATCAGCCTTCCAAGCTGAGGGTCGCGGGTTCGAGCCCCGTTTCCCGCTCCAAAAAACCAAAAAAGCACACGCAATTGCGTGTGCTTTTTTGGTTGGACGGCGAATTCGGCCAGACCGGTCATCTGCAACAAGGTGACGTCCCCCGACTGAGGGTCATACAATCCGAGAGCTAAGGGCGTTGCTGGCCAACGGCAGGGTCTGGTGAGATTTCTCACAACAGTGCTCCCTTGCATTTTTTAGCAGCGGAGGGTCGATGCAGGTTGATTGCAATGTTAGCCAGTTCACGGTAATTTGACAGATACATGATTTTTTTGGCGCTCTATGTTCCCATACTCCCGGCTGTACATTATACACCCCGGAGGATGGCCATGATTGTTGAAAGTTTTCTTGAAGCCCCCCGCTTACGTCCCATCCACAATACGTTGCCAACTCGCAAGATTATCGCCGGGTACATCGATGCGAAAATCAGCCGTTTTTCCCCCAAGGTTTTTCTCAGAATTGACACGCCCAGATACACCATCAAAACGGCCCAGGATGGTCATGACCTGAGCCAGGTGTTGCAGCTGCGCCATGAGGTTTTTTACGGTGAGCGTCAACAGCAGCGAGCGCTGGAAATGGACATGGATCGCTTTGATTGGCTGTGCGACCACTTGTTGATAGTGGAAAAGGAGACTGATCGCTGCGTTGGTACTTATCGCCTCAGCAGTTCGATTTTTAATAATAGCTTCTACAGTTCCACTGAGTTTCATATGGGTGCCATTGCCGCCTTGCCGGGAAATAAGCTGGAATTGGGGCGGGCCTGCCTGCACCGTGACTATCGCAACACCTACACGGTAGCCCTGCTGTGGAAGGGGGTTGGGCGCTATATTCAGTTGACCCGCAGTGATTATGTTTTTGGCTGCTCCAGCATTGCCACTACTGCGCTTGATGAAATAGCAGCTTTGCACACCTATATGAAGTGGAGATACCCCTGCCCGGAGCAACTTCAGGTGACGCCGCGCCGCAAGTTCCGCATAAGCGGCCTGGGCGCCTATGCGGAATTTATCGCTGCTTTTCAGGATAATCAGTCCCGGTGTGTCAGCAAGCAGATTCCTCCTCTGCTGAAGTTCTACCTGAAGTCTGGCGCCATGATCTGTGGTGAGCCGGCCCTTGATCGGGCTTTTGCGTGTGTG
This genomic window contains:
- a CDS encoding HD-GYP domain-containing protein, which encodes MRRISVDKIKSGEKTAGEVYADGTTLLAGAGYKLSGKNLDRIDELGILWVYMDDPRTEGLEPTGTISDDVKRANKAKVQHAFEAIAAEYATDLPISAQQRLESIEEQKGISADIFNELESVAKSTLDNILLGSSRMFVPLPQEEREGYLAHHGLEVLAGCVMMARKLSLDSKEMAAIAIGGMLHNTGMLFLPDEIISGEGELSDDQIKYMQYHPVFGYEYLRKNPRVGILTAHMAYQHHENQDGSGYPRGLCGTNKIPRRKEPISTRPQVHRYAEICAIVDTFVALGSPRPYRQAMPTDRALDVIMRMAGSKLNLEMVKAFLSITPRYPVGSEVMIMNGEFSGYHAIVWEVSQQELNRPLIKILNDPDFSSVEESIFIDLSVQPFIQLQGLI
- a CDS encoding chemotaxis protein CheW; this translates as MTQPSIEPTSDEPGALDPRPVEEELQFVNFDLAGEEYLVSVDMVREIIKKITITSIPKSSPYVEGIIDLRGSVIPIIDLRKKLGHPPVSGELEQNIIIVEAASKLIGLVVDGVREVIRTSAKKIESKPSIHKSTENYLTGVLQRQDRLLIVLDIGALFKESDMWEIANGT
- a CDS encoding ATP-binding response regulator, whose product is MHHYSILWIADHGESRYQSHIEAIADSGYRTLLSSPANAFGYYWDTMPDIIIDEVGSQCLNEQTIVKIHKTMPDVPVIVISSNAPEVSAVLGCVRCGAQDYLYNPDSEELLQALESAVLRLSRSYRNNLVLKQLVEERREFLLDNSIDLIHAVISSLMPAINTFCTAKCANEIRMALFEILLNAIEHGNLDIGYEEKNRALDEGSYQELFHRQIKRHGHRKVRFVAIFRRNIFTFVVEDEGSGFDVKGLPDPRDAENLLRTSGRGILMSYYYMDRMQYNAVGNRVILAKKADKVCAQKPQRRRKKP
- a CDS encoding GNAT family N-acetyltransferase, whose amino-acid sequence is MIVESFLEAPRLRPIHNTLPTRKIIAGYIDAKISRFSPKVFLRIDTPRYTIKTAQDGHDLSQVLQLRHEVFYGERQQQRALEMDMDRFDWLCDHLLIVEKETDRCVGTYRLSSSIFNNSFYSSTEFHMGAIAALPGNKLELGRACLHRDYRNTYTVALLWKGVGRYIQLTRSDYVFGCSSIATTALDEIAALHTYMKWRYPCPEQLQVTPRRKFRISGLGAYAEFIAAFQDNQSRCVSKQIPPLLKFYLKSGAMICGEPALDRAFACVDFFTLLETSRMDNRIEKKFSS